The proteins below come from a single Eucalyptus grandis isolate ANBG69807.140 chromosome 3, ASM1654582v1, whole genome shotgun sequence genomic window:
- the LOC104438548 gene encoding E3 ubiquitin-protein ligase ARIH1, with product MLLRSASTPVLDSWSPHPKEPTCPDLDAVRPVTRTRPVSLAASSSFSLSLSPVEDAAGKRVARARSETNLQDVPVPVPVPRRKQPVAGLLLDGFALEEDMGELGFDGVEGQIPVADAGFLSVPVGGDVGGGGGGGGKICDGGGSGGYGSDGGDGKEGTDSYYKRMIEADPGNALVLGNYARFLKEVRGDFENAEVYCTRAILANPKDGNVLSMYADLIWQSHRDPERAENYFDQAVKAAPDDCYVMASYAHFLWDAEEDDDEEVEEVKDDTMTTLPPSFFRGASQSLPPLAAAS from the exons ATGCTTTTGCGGAGTGCATCGACGCCGGTCCTCGACTCGTGGTCGCCCCACCCGAAGGAGCCCACCTGCCCCGACCTCGACGCCGTCCGACCCGTGACCCGGACCCGACCCGTCTCGCTGGCCGCCTCTTCCTCCTTTTCGCTGTCGCTCTCGCCCGTCGAGGACGCCGCGGGCAAGCGGGTCGCCCGGGCCCGGTCCGAGACCAACCTGCAGGACGTACCGGTGCCGGTGCCGGTGCCGAGGAGGAAGCAGCCCGTCGCGGGGCTCCTCCTTGATGGGTTCGCGCTGGAGGAGGACATGGGGGAGCTGGGGTTCGATGGGGTCGAGGGCCAGATACCCGTGGCGGACGCCGGCTTCCTGAGCGTCCCGGTCGGGGGCgacgtcggcggcggcggcggcgggggcggcaaGATTTGCGACGGTGGGGGGAGCGGCGGCTACGGGTCGGATGGCGGCGACGGGAAGGAGGGTACGGATTCGTATTATAAGAGGATGATCGAGGCTGATCCGGGGAATGCTCTCGTTCTTGGCAATTACGCGAGGTTCTTGAAAGAG GTTCGAGGTGATTTCGAGAACGCCGAAGTGTACTGCACGAGAGCGATTCTAGCGAACCCAAAAGATGGAAACGTTCTGTCCATGTATGCGGACCTAATATGGCAGAGCCATAGGGACCCGGAGCGTGCAGAGAATTACTTTGATCAGGCCGTTAAAGCTGCCCCTGATGATTG TTATGTTATGGCTTCATACGCTCACTTCCTGTGGGACGCCGAAGAAGACGACGATGAGGAGGTTGAGGAGGTTAAGGACGATACCATGACAACGTTGCCTCCGAGTTTCTTCCGAGGAGCATCTCAATCGCTCCCTCCTCTAGCTGCTGCATCTTAA